One window of Paenibacillus albicereus genomic DNA carries:
- a CDS encoding transglutaminase-like domain-containing protein yields the protein MASGGAAGGGKAASRGKAAGSWAGRSAASGGVSPSRPGSRSKAAGSHGAAVVAGSADRPSPAGRRARLEQAGGLLRWPLRTASSLLLLGLLAEWLLPLSRLPQWNGAYRIGELAAIAGLLLLAGVLLLPGWASLLLRLAVVTAGAGWIGLDESGWSGFVRLPKQLAADAGLLLEGGPPAMSGAGQAFCLLLGLSILLSALQTLVWIRQWGIGLLGLTAGYLWLLSEWFGIDTMPNLARAAAEGVLLGALLSLHRLKRRQSDAWTAGTASALPDGAEMPPWRWWAASGGAAALLALGAAGLSAGKPAAEQPAGWALKAQQAIRASASQDGAGTVRRSPIFSGEGGTPAAEGGTAGTAAETGYGRDDTLLGAPLRQSGRTLFWAVSPEPLYWRMEAKTVYTGQGWREEGAELVSRAVGPAAAASGKAVVAGDGAERTGTESESSARADAEPASSGAADTGRPSKERQRMEPEVAETIRQSVWLPRLEEGMPLPAAGRAASILSARSPGADTSAEWTSYLSETGGGAVYLPQAAGGALGYTVLSELVRPTEEQMRLGAAAGAAASGAQAEPTADTTDGQLELELKAALQLPASLPQRVKELAVAATAGKEDRYGQVAAVRDYLKANYRYSLTETAAPAPGQDLVDQFLFERKVGYCVHFSTAMAVLLRSVGIPARWVKGFAPGEALASGKAPAEARAALGGAAAGAGGELYRVSGLDAHAWVEVYFPGAGWVAIDPTPGYAAGAAQQPEIPAAADAEGAAAAPSPAPQQDAAASSRLREAAGAAAGRAAELARALAQPGPAAAVAALGALAAALASPGLRTRLRLALALRRYALAAAGGERRSRRAAQRAALLAAAEAQLRALERRQGAAPLLGGGPAERAEALAPRLAPAAAAALRRLAAWAEAARFAAPATWRGPAAAELAAAMALVRRDRA from the coding sequence ATGGCAAGCGGTGGCGCGGCGGGCGGGGGAAAGGCAGCCAGCAGGGGAAAGGCAGCCGGCAGCTGGGCAGGCAGAAGCGCGGCAAGCGGAGGCGTCTCGCCGTCTCGGCCAGGAAGCCGCTCTAAGGCAGCGGGCAGCCATGGAGCGGCTGTCGTCGCCGGTTCGGCCGACCGGCCGTCGCCTGCCGGCCGCCGTGCGCGCCTCGAGCAAGCGGGCGGCTTGCTCCGCTGGCCGCTTCGGACCGCCTCCAGCCTCCTGCTGCTCGGCTTGCTGGCGGAGTGGCTGCTGCCGCTCTCGAGGCTGCCGCAGTGGAACGGCGCGTACCGCATCGGCGAGCTGGCCGCCATAGCCGGCTTGCTGCTGCTTGCCGGCGTCTTGCTGCTGCCCGGCTGGGCTTCGCTGCTGCTCCGGCTCGCCGTCGTGACGGCGGGCGCGGGCTGGATCGGCTTGGACGAGAGCGGCTGGTCCGGCTTCGTCCGGCTGCCGAAGCAGCTTGCGGCGGACGCCGGTCTGCTGCTGGAGGGCGGTCCTCCCGCAATGTCGGGTGCCGGACAGGCCTTTTGCCTGCTGCTCGGGCTGTCGATCCTGCTCTCGGCGCTGCAGACGCTGGTCTGGATCCGACAGTGGGGCATCGGCCTGCTGGGGCTGACGGCGGGGTATCTATGGCTGCTCAGCGAATGGTTCGGAATCGACACGATGCCGAATCTGGCGCGCGCTGCGGCCGAAGGCGTGCTGCTGGGCGCGCTGCTCTCCCTGCATCGGCTGAAGCGGCGCCAGTCGGATGCATGGACCGCCGGAACGGCATCCGCGCTTCCCGATGGGGCGGAGATGCCGCCTTGGCGCTGGTGGGCGGCGAGCGGAGGAGCCGCCGCTCTGCTTGCGCTCGGCGCGGCCGGGCTGTCGGCCGGCAAGCCTGCCGCGGAGCAGCCCGCCGGCTGGGCGCTGAAAGCGCAGCAGGCGATTCGCGCCTCCGCTTCGCAGGACGGGGCCGGAACGGTCCGCCGCTCCCCGATCTTCAGCGGGGAGGGCGGGACGCCGGCTGCAGAAGGCGGAACGGCCGGCACGGCGGCCGAAACGGGCTACGGCCGGGACGACACGCTTCTCGGAGCGCCGCTGCGGCAGTCCGGGCGCACGCTGTTCTGGGCGGTGTCCCCCGAGCCTCTTTATTGGAGAATGGAAGCGAAAACCGTCTACACCGGCCAAGGCTGGAGGGAGGAAGGCGCCGAGCTGGTCTCGCGTGCCGTCGGCCCGGCAGCGGCAGCATCGGGGAAAGCCGTCGTGGCCGGGGATGGCGCCGAGCGGACGGGCACGGAGTCAGAAAGCTCGGCGAGGGCGGACGCAGAGCCGGCGAGTTCGGGAGCGGCCGACACAGGTCGTCCGAGCAAAGAACGTCAGCGCATGGAGCCCGAAGTCGCGGAAACGATCCGGCAATCGGTCTGGCTGCCCCGTCTGGAGGAAGGGATGCCGCTGCCCGCAGCCGGACGGGCCGCATCGATTCTGTCGGCCCGATCGCCGGGAGCGGACACGTCCGCAGAATGGACGTCCTACCTGAGCGAAACCGGCGGCGGAGCCGTCTACTTGCCCCAAGCGGCCGGCGGCGCGCTGGGCTACACGGTCTTGTCGGAGCTCGTCCGGCCGACGGAGGAGCAGATGAGACTTGGCGCTGCGGCGGGAGCGGCGGCCTCCGGAGCGCAGGCGGAGCCGACGGCGGACACCACGGACGGGCAGCTCGAGCTTGAGCTGAAAGCGGCGCTGCAGCTGCCCGCCTCGCTGCCGCAGCGGGTGAAGGAGCTCGCCGTGGCGGCGACCGCCGGCAAGGAAGACCGGTACGGGCAGGTCGCCGCGGTGAGGGACTACTTGAAGGCGAACTATCGGTACTCGCTGACGGAAACCGCCGCTCCCGCGCCGGGGCAGGATCTGGTCGACCAGTTCCTGTTCGAGCGGAAGGTCGGCTACTGCGTGCATTTCTCCACGGCGATGGCGGTGCTGCTGCGGTCGGTCGGCATTCCGGCCCGGTGGGTGAAGGGCTTCGCTCCAGGCGAAGCGCTGGCGTCGGGAAAAGCTCCTGCGGAAGCCCGTGCGGCGCTTGGAGGCGCCGCGGCCGGAGCCGGGGGAGAGCTGTACCGGGTCAGCGGGCTGGACGCGCATGCTTGGGTGGAGGTTTATTTTCCCGGCGCCGGGTGGGTCGCCATCGACCCGACGCCGGGGTACGCGGCGGGCGCCGCGCAGCAGCCGGAGATTCCGGCTGCCGCCGACGCCGAGGGCGCCGCGGCTGCGCCGAGCCCGGCGCCGCAGCAAGACGCAGCCGCAAGCTCGCGGCTGCGCGAGGCCGCAGGCGCTGCGGCCGGCCGTGCGGCCGAGCTCGCGCGTGCGCTGGCGCAGCCCGGCCCTGCCGCGGCCGTCGCCGCGCTGGGCGCGCTCGCGGCTGCGCTGGCCTCGCCGGGGCTGCGCACGCGGCTGCGCCTCGCGCTGGCGCTGCGCCGCTACGCGCTGGCGGCGGCAGGCGGCGAGCGCCGCAGCCGCCGCGCCGCGCAGCGGGCCGCGCTGCTTGCCGCGGCGGAGGCGCAGCTGCGCGCGCTCGAGCGCCGGCAAGGCGCGGCGCCGCTGCTCGGCGGCGGCCCGGCCGAGCGCGCCGAGGCGCTCGCGCCGCGGCTTGCGCCGGCGGCCGCCGCTGCGCTGCGCCGGCTCGCGGCCTGGGCCGAGGCCGCGCGCTTCGCGGCGCCTGCGACTTGGCGCGGCCCCGCGGCGGCGGAGCTGGCCGCCGCGATGGCGCTCGTCCGCCGCGACCGCGCCTGA
- a CDS encoding DUF58 domain-containing protein, whose product MSASGGAAGASQARMSVAGGAAGTSQAGMSVAGGTAGTSQGGMSVPVGAAGAKQARMSVAGGAAGASQAGMSASGGGPGQAGTSRSRKKAGRIGLPRSRRLALGLLALAFGSAAGAAAARGSALDWFAAVLAAGLLALPALSALWSWTCGGSLRLARELEPGAEAGEAAVRLRFSGRRLPPLLIVHVREELSRRTGVSEQPLVLACWALPWLRKEWTVSYRLGRLRRGEYGYGPCVVSIGDPLGLAWTSVRLETPDGFAVLPEPEGPPLGGPAAGSPGPSAAGGGSGEHGDGRPRGAAGPGPMTRAYREGDPLRRVDWRAAARGRGLQTRQDEPAGTPELLVLLELERSRWQRPASVSGLPSARAASGGADALLDACVGQAAALLRDAAAAGWAARLAAGAEAPLAAAGGRGLALAARRLAAATPQPGGGADEALERLLRSGSLAPGSRIAALTPIGGGWERLAELARAARCTLELRVPIGPALPSAARRERERWAAAAGVALVWLPLDAPRCRAWRSAANVMEGGGGSGGWTGIANGSAGESGSWTAWR is encoded by the coding sequence ATGAGCGCGTCGGGCGGGGCGGCAGGGGCGAGCCAAGCGAGGATGAGCGTGGCTGGCGGCGCGGCAGGGACGAGCCAAGCGGGGATGAGCGTGGCGGGCGGCACGGCAGGGACGAGCCAAGGGGGGATGAGCGTGCCGGTCGGCGCGGCAGGGGCGAAGCAAGCGAGGATGAGCGTGGCGGGCGGCGCGGCAGGGGCGAGCCAAGCGGGGATGAGCGCGTCGGGCGGCGGTCCTGGTCAAGCCGGAACGTCTCGGAGCCGGAAAAAAGCGGGCCGCATCGGACTTCCCCGTTCGCGCAGGCTGGCTCTAGGCCTGTTGGCGCTTGCATTCGGCAGTGCGGCCGGAGCGGCGGCGGCGCGCGGCTCGGCGCTCGACTGGTTCGCGGCGGTACTGGCTGCAGGCTTGCTCGCGCTGCCGGCGCTGTCGGCGCTATGGAGCTGGACCTGCGGCGGCAGCCTTCGGCTGGCGCGCGAGCTTGAGCCCGGCGCCGAGGCGGGAGAGGCGGCGGTGCGGCTGCGGTTCAGCGGCCGCCGCCTGCCGCCGCTGTTGATCGTGCACGTGCGCGAGGAGCTGAGCCGGCGGACGGGCGTCTCGGAGCAGCCGCTCGTGCTCGCCTGCTGGGCGCTGCCTTGGCTGCGGAAAGAATGGACCGTGTCTTACCGGCTGGGCCGGCTGAGGCGCGGGGAATACGGCTATGGACCGTGCGTCGTTTCGATCGGCGATCCGCTCGGCCTCGCTTGGACGTCGGTCCGGCTGGAGACGCCGGACGGCTTTGCCGTTCTGCCGGAGCCGGAAGGGCCGCCGCTCGGCGGGCCTGCCGCAGGCAGTCCGGGCCCTTCGGCGGCAGGAGGCGGCAGCGGCGAGCACGGAGACGGCCGCCCGCGCGGCGCGGCGGGGCCGGGCCCGATGACGCGCGCCTACCGCGAAGGCGACCCGCTTCGCCGGGTCGATTGGCGAGCCGCGGCGCGAGGGCGAGGCTTGCAGACGCGGCAGGACGAGCCGGCCGGAACGCCGGAGCTCCTCGTGCTGCTGGAGCTGGAGCGCTCGCGCTGGCAGCGGCCGGCGAGCGTGAGCGGGCTGCCGAGCGCACGCGCGGCCAGCGGCGGAGCTGACGCGCTGCTGGACGCTTGCGTCGGGCAGGCGGCCGCGCTGCTCCGCGACGCGGCCGCAGCCGGCTGGGCGGCGCGGCTGGCCGCCGGAGCGGAGGCGCCGCTTGCGGCGGCCGGCGGCCGCGGCTTGGCGCTCGCGGCCCGGCGGCTGGCCGCCGCCACGCCGCAGCCTGGCGGCGGCGCGGACGAGGCGCTGGAGCGGCTGCTGCGAAGCGGCTCGCTCGCGCCCGGCAGCCGCATCGCGGCGCTGACGCCGATCGGGGGCGGCTGGGAGCGGCTGGCGGAGCTCGCGCGCGCTGCGCGCTGCACGCTCGAGCTGCGCGTGCCGATCGGGCCAGCGCTGCCTTCGGCTGCCCGGCGCGAGCGGGAGCGTTGGGCAGCTGCCGCCGGCGTCGCGCTCGTCTGGCTGCCGCTCGATGCGCCTAGATGCCGCGCGTGGCGCTCGGCTGCGAACGTGATGGAGGGGGGCGGCGGAAGCGGAGGCTGGACGGGAATTGCAAACGGAAGTGCAGGCGAAAGCGGAAGCTGGACGGCTTGGCGCTAG
- a CDS encoding AAA family ATPase — protein sequence MAMQPEQERAAWGDPYRSAARDSREEWPEPPAALLARMAARSESVLLGKGETIGLAMTAMLAGGHVLLEDVPGVGKTMLARALARLLGGQFRRIQFTSDLLPADVAGSSVWDARAGEFVYREGPIMANVVLADEINRTSPRTQSALLEAMEERRVTVDGVTRPLPEPWLLLATQNPLDGEGTFPLPEAQMDRFMMRLSIGYPEPREEARMLEMLAAGERPAPEQLRPVVSLRQWQRMAEESRAVHCSPELLAYIVQIVQATRTAPELELGASPRASRDWLRAAQAAAYIGGRDFVRPADLRAVARPVLEHRLAARGAYGQPDRQAPRLVLERLLAATPLPGGKAGGR from the coding sequence ATGGCCATGCAGCCGGAGCAGGAGCGCGCCGCTTGGGGGGACCCGTACCGGAGCGCCGCGAGGGACAGTCGAGAGGAGTGGCCGGAGCCGCCGGCGGCGCTGCTCGCCCGCATGGCGGCGCGCTCGGAGAGCGTGCTGCTCGGCAAGGGCGAGACGATCGGATTGGCGATGACGGCGATGCTCGCCGGAGGGCATGTGCTGCTCGAGGACGTGCCGGGAGTCGGCAAGACGATGCTGGCGCGCGCGCTCGCGCGGCTGCTCGGAGGACAGTTCCGCCGCATCCAGTTCACCTCCGATCTGCTGCCGGCCGACGTGGCGGGCTCGTCCGTCTGGGATGCGCGCGCGGGCGAGTTCGTCTACCGGGAAGGCCCGATCATGGCGAACGTCGTGCTCGCGGACGAGATCAACCGCACGTCGCCGCGCACGCAGTCGGCGCTGCTGGAGGCGATGGAGGAACGCCGCGTCACGGTGGACGGCGTCACCCGGCCGCTGCCGGAGCCATGGCTGCTGCTCGCGACGCAGAATCCGCTCGACGGAGAAGGGACGTTCCCGCTGCCGGAGGCGCAGATGGACCGCTTCATGATGCGGCTGTCGATCGGCTACCCGGAGCCGCGCGAGGAGGCGCGCATGCTGGAAATGCTCGCCGCCGGCGAGCGTCCGGCGCCGGAGCAGCTGCGGCCGGTCGTCTCGCTGCGGCAGTGGCAGCGGATGGCGGAGGAGAGCCGGGCCGTCCACTGCAGCCCGGAGCTGCTCGCCTATATCGTGCAGATCGTGCAGGCGACCCGCACGGCGCCGGAGCTTGAGCTCGGCGCCAGCCCTCGCGCCTCGCGCGACTGGCTGCGGGCGGCGCAGGCGGCTGCCTATATCGGGGGACGCGACTTCGTGCGACCCGCCGATCTGCGGGCGGTCGCCCGGCCGGTGCTGGAGCATCGGCTGGCGGCGCGCGGCGCTTATGGCCAGCCGGACCGGCAGGCGCCGCGGCTCGTGCTGGAGCGGCTGCTCGCCGCGACGCCGCTGCCCGGCGGCAAGGCGGGCGGCCGATGA
- a CDS encoding polysaccharide deacetylase, with the protein MGKKLGMRLLAATAALGIGWTGLGGAGAERPLAAPAAMSAAHAAGGEPAGQAASAAQRTSARTVAAGDAAALAAAVAPPASGRAVAAGDAAALAAAVAPPASGRATGGASPAQAIAAAGSPRPEIGGAELLEALRQAAPGGLPQTAPGTAAAAGAGKGAGTGAGTDAQAEPPSPASAQAASAKEARSAAGASAAAAAKTVYLTFDDGPSEHTAQVLDILREQGIKATFFMMGRQVKAHPELVQRAREEGHAIGNHSYDHDYKQLYGSFQGYARQTLLTEQALLDAGVATTLVRAPGGTYTNFDDGYFRAMREAGYTMADWNVDSGDSKRVGVPAAEIAAGATSAALKREMTVLLHDGTGHGESVKALPAIIAFYQARGYRFAALDGSGEAPVFPVAAKLKWKRETPKAAEIAALAARSRELRRSPEWLAAAADSVPAWGGGVKPSGGAAEPERSGTGSGKAGSGPSGTEPSKAGTSGSAVQGGKAEEAEKAEKADAAAGKEARSETDAASKTYGTQLADLRLHSASGEVRITYGEYRIVEGGLYVPVRRVAEALGGRVEWNGSQRTAIVHAPAGEAAALEAETAFRDAAGTLYAPLEELLRLLGDPLQRLEKSPGSVDGWLRSAADGDGMDGEGAGEHPEAAPGVREPAPADEA; encoded by the coding sequence ATGGGGAAAAAGCTAGGCATGCGGCTCCTGGCGGCGACGGCCGCGCTCGGTATCGGCTGGACAGGCCTCGGAGGAGCGGGCGCCGAGCGGCCGCTGGCCGCTCCGGCAGCGATGAGCGCGGCTCATGCCGCCGGGGGAGAGCCGGCCGGGCAAGCCGCGTCGGCCGCGCAGCGGACAAGCGCAAGGACGGTTGCGGCCGGCGACGCCGCCGCGCTTGCGGCTGCGGTCGCGCCGCCGGCGAGCGGAAGGGCGGTTGCGGCCGGCGACGCCGCTGCGCTTGCGGCTGCGGTCGCGCCGCCGGCGAGCGGAAGGGCAACCGGCGGCGCCTCGCCGGCTCAAGCGATCGCGGCCGCCGGCTCGCCCCGGCCGGAGATCGGCGGGGCGGAGCTGCTGGAGGCGCTGCGCCAGGCGGCGCCCGGCGGACTTCCGCAGACGGCTCCGGGCACGGCTGCAGCCGCAGGTGCAGGCAAGGGCGCGGGTACAGGCGCGGGCACGGACGCGCAAGCGGAACCGCCGTCCCCGGCATCGGCTCAGGCCGCTTCCGCCAAGGAGGCGCGGTCCGCTGCCGGCGCGTCCGCCGCTGCCGCCGCCAAGACCGTCTACCTGACCTTCGACGACGGCCCGAGCGAGCATACGGCCCAGGTGCTGGACATTCTGCGCGAGCAGGGGATCAAGGCGACCTTTTTCATGATGGGCCGGCAGGTGAAGGCGCATCCCGAGCTCGTGCAGCGGGCGCGCGAGGAGGGGCATGCGATCGGCAACCATTCCTACGACCATGACTACAAGCAGCTCTACGGCAGCTTCCAGGGGTACGCGCGGCAGACGCTGCTCACGGAGCAGGCGCTGCTGGACGCGGGCGTCGCGACGACGCTCGTGCGGGCTCCCGGAGGAACGTACACGAACTTCGACGACGGCTACTTCCGCGCGATGCGCGAGGCCGGCTACACGATGGCGGACTGGAACGTGGACAGCGGCGACTCCAAGCGGGTCGGCGTGCCGGCCGCAGAGATCGCCGCCGGCGCGACGTCGGCGGCGCTGAAGCGGGAGATGACCGTGCTGCTGCATGACGGCACCGGCCACGGCGAGTCGGTCAAGGCGCTGCCTGCGATCATCGCGTTCTACCAAGCGCGCGGCTACCGGTTCGCGGCTCTGGACGGGAGCGGCGAGGCGCCGGTATTCCCGGTGGCGGCCAAGCTGAAGTGGAAGCGGGAGACGCCGAAGGCGGCGGAGATCGCCGCGCTGGCCGCGCGCAGCCGCGAGCTGCGGCGCAGTCCGGAGTGGCTCGCGGCTGCGGCGGACAGCGTGCCGGCCTGGGGCGGCGGGGTGAAGCCGAGCGGAGGCGCGGCGGAGCCGGAGCGGTCCGGCACCGGTTCCGGCAAGGCCGGTTCGGGACCGTCCGGCACGGAGCCGAGCAAGGCCGGGACGTCCGGAAGCGCGGTGCAGGGGGGCAAGGCGGAAGAGGCGGAGAAGGCGGAGAAGGCGGACGCGGCTGCGGGCAAGGAAGCGCGGTCGGAAACGGACGCCGCTTCCAAAACCTACGGGACGCAGCTCGCCGATCTGCGGCTGCACAGCGCTTCGGGCGAGGTCCGGATCACGTACGGAGAGTACCGGATCGTCGAAGGCGGGCTGTACGTGCCCGTGCGGCGGGTGGCGGAAGCGTTGGGCGGACGGGTGGAGTGGAACGGATCGCAGAGGACGGCGATCGTCCACGCTCCGGCGGGCGAAGCGGCGGCGCTGGAGGCGGAGACGGCGTTCCGCGACGCCGCGGGCACGCTGTACGCGCCGCTCGAGGAGCTGCTGCGGCTGCTCGGCGATCCGCTGCAGCGGCTGGAGAAGTCGCCGGGCAGCGTGGACGGCTGGCTGCGCAGCGCCGCAGACGGAGATGGTATGGATGGGGAAGGAGCGGGAGAGCACCCGGAAGCAGCGCCGGGCGTTCGGGAGCCGGCCCCGGCGGACGAGGCGTAG
- a CDS encoding glycerophosphodiester phosphodiesterase: MSRAGIGLGYRIRSCKKACFLLLACLSALSLPPQAQAAKPSVQAAQEPAESRQAAIGPFRPLVIAHRGASAAAPENTLAAFDLALRQGADYIELDVQLSRDGVPFVLHDDKLERTTDGHGIAARRTMRELEALDAGGWFSEAYRAERIPRFEEVLRRYGGKIGLLVELKAPELQPGLERAVAAALIRFGLTGEQRLEEEGPGWRRAPLIVQSFSLPSLKRLGELVPSVPLGIILSREEELEQGRLHEMADLATYANLRKQLAQPKLVRRVHGSGMAVFVWTVDRRREAVQAAAAGADGIVTDEPDRFRDWIKKTPDGIRRPSGS, translated from the coding sequence ATGAGCCGTGCCGGAATAGGGTTGGGATACCGCATCCGCAGCTGCAAGAAAGCCTGCTTCCTCCTGCTGGCCTGCCTGTCCGCGCTGAGCCTGCCGCCGCAGGCGCAAGCCGCGAAGCCGAGCGTGCAGGCGGCGCAGGAGCCAGCGGAGTCCCGGCAAGCCGCGATCGGGCCGTTCCGGCCGCTTGTGATCGCCCATCGGGGCGCGTCCGCGGCCGCGCCGGAAAATACGCTCGCGGCGTTCGATCTGGCGCTGCGGCAGGGAGCCGACTACATCGAGCTGGACGTGCAGCTGTCGCGGGACGGAGTGCCGTTCGTGCTGCACGACGACAAGCTGGAGCGGACGACGGACGGGCACGGCATCGCCGCGCGCCGGACGATGCGGGAGCTGGAGGCGCTCGACGCCGGCGGCTGGTTTTCCGAGGCGTACCGGGCGGAGCGGATTCCCCGCTTCGAGGAGGTGCTGCGCCGGTACGGCGGCAAGATCGGGCTGCTCGTCGAGCTGAAGGCTCCGGAGCTGCAGCCGGGGCTCGAGCGCGCCGTCGCCGCGGCGCTCATCCGCTTCGGCCTGACGGGGGAGCAGCGGCTGGAGGAGGAAGGACCGGGCTGGCGCAGGGCTCCGCTCATCGTGCAGTCGTTCAGCCTGCCTTCGCTCAAGCGCCTCGGCGAGCTCGTGCCGTCGGTGCCGCTCGGCATCATCCTCTCGCGCGAGGAGGAGCTGGAGCAAGGCCGGCTGCATGAGATGGCCGACCTGGCGACGTATGCCAACCTCCGCAAGCAGCTGGCTCAGCCGAAGCTCGTGCGCCGCGTCCACGGCTCGGGCATGGCCGTATTCGTCTGGACGGTCGACCGGCGGCGCGAAGCGGTCCAGGCGGCGGCCGCAGGAGCGGACGGCATCGTGACGGACGAGCCCGACCGGTTCCGCGACTGGATCAAAAAAACTCCGGACGGCATAAGACGCCCGTCAGGCTCATAG
- a CDS encoding ABC transporter permease produces MRLPLYYGRIYFSIASQYIKAKLQYRADFLISMIGMIFTNLAGIFPVWVIFNSIPELHGLGFHEMLFIYSFSLLALSPLQLFFDNIWSIWSHLLSGTFIKYYLKPINVMFYYMSEVFDLKGLSQVVMGAAGIWYASSELGLDWTAGHVLLFLLTLLGSSLIMVSLMILAASTGFWIMDPFHVISLISRFRDFAKYPVSIFNDFFKFVFTFIFPIACIAFFPSQLFLGAGGETPAMAYASPLIGIALFLIASAVWKKGINSYSGTGS; encoded by the coding sequence ATGCGCCTGCCTCTTTATTACGGAAGGATCTACTTCTCGATCGCTTCCCAGTACATCAAGGCGAAGCTGCAGTACCGAGCCGATTTCCTCATCAGCATGATCGGCATGATCTTCACCAATCTCGCCGGAATCTTCCCGGTGTGGGTCATTTTCAACTCCATTCCGGAGCTGCACGGGCTCGGGTTCCACGAGATGCTGTTCATCTACAGCTTTTCCCTGCTCGCGCTCAGCCCGCTCCAGCTGTTTTTCGACAACATCTGGAGCATCTGGTCCCATCTGCTGAGCGGCACGTTCATCAAGTATTACCTGAAGCCGATCAACGTCATGTTCTACTATATGTCCGAGGTGTTCGACCTCAAGGGCCTGAGCCAGGTCGTGATGGGCGCGGCCGGCATCTGGTACGCCTCCTCGGAGCTCGGGCTGGACTGGACGGCGGGCCATGTGCTGCTGTTCCTGCTCACGCTGCTCGGCTCCTCGCTCATCATGGTCTCGCTGATGATTCTGGCCGCCTCGACCGGCTTCTGGATCATGGACCCGTTCCATGTCATCTCCCTCATCAGCCGCTTCCGCGACTTCGCCAAGTATCCGGTCAGCATCTTCAACGATTTCTTCAAGTTCGTGTTCACCTTCATTTTTCCGATCGCCTGCATCGCGTTTTTCCCGTCCCAGCTGTTCCTGGGGGCGGGGGGAGAGACGCCGGCCATGGCGTATGCTTCTCCGCTGATCGGCATCGCGCTGTTCCTGATCGCGAGCGCCGTCTGGAAAAAAGGCATCAACAGCTATTCCGGCACGGGCTCGTAG